The following are from one region of the Candidatus Kryptoniota bacterium genome:
- a CDS encoding homocysteine S-methyltransferase family protein: protein MNPKNKIKARILAGEILISDGAWGTELHKKGLKLNECPELWNLEHRSEVLDIARSYVSAGADMIETNSFGGSRVKLHSYGLADKTVLINKTAAEISREAAGDHVYVLGSVGPTGKILMMEDITTEELYKCFAEQAEALASGGADAIVVETMFDIEEARCAIQAARDSTTCEVICTMTFDGNKEAGFHTMMGTTPEAAADALIASGADIIGANCGNGIEAMVDITKELRRVDGTIPVLIQANAGLPLTMNGKTVYPQSPEDIVLWINPLIEAGANIIGGCCGTTPEHIRKIAEVVRSRK, encoded by the coding sequence TTGAACCCTAAGAATAAAATAAAGGCAAGAATCCTGGCCGGAGAAATCCTCATTTCGGACGGCGCATGGGGTACCGAGCTCCACAAGAAGGGTCTCAAGTTGAACGAGTGCCCCGAACTGTGGAACCTTGAACACAGATCTGAAGTCCTGGACATAGCGCGAAGCTATGTGAGTGCCGGTGCCGACATGATCGAGACCAACAGCTTCGGCGGAAGCCGAGTAAAGCTCCACTCTTACGGGCTGGCAGACAAGACTGTCTTGATAAACAAGACCGCGGCAGAAATTTCGCGCGAAGCGGCCGGCGACCATGTGTATGTCCTCGGTTCAGTCGGACCCACAGGAAAAATTCTAATGATGGAAGACATAACAACCGAAGAATTGTACAAATGTTTTGCTGAGCAGGCAGAGGCGCTTGCATCCGGAGGCGCCGACGCTATCGTGGTGGAGACCATGTTTGATATCGAAGAGGCGCGCTGCGCGATACAAGCAGCGCGTGACAGTACTACATGCGAAGTGATCTGTACAATGACGTTTGACGGGAATAAAGAAGCAGGATTCCACACGATGATGGGCACAACACCGGAAGCTGCAGCAGATGCGCTCATCGCCTCAGGTGCAGACATCATCGGAGCTAATTGCGGAAACGGAATCGAGGCAATGGTCGACATAACGAAGGAACTGCGGCGCGTCGACGGCACCATACCGGTACTCATCCAGGCGAACGCCGGTTTGCCACTAACGATGAACGGGAAGACGGTCTATCCTCAATCACCGGAGGACATTGTGTTGTGGATAAATCCGCTCATTGAAGCAGGCGCAAACATAATCGGCGGATGCTGCGGTACAACGCCTGAGCATATCAGGAAGATCGCGGAAGTCGTCCGATCGAGAAAGTGA
- a CDS encoding uroporphyrinogen decarboxylase family protein yields the protein MLNRNMEEWVKSIRNSPKRLAIPIMTHPGIEIIRKRTIDAVKSHEVQYSAIIAIQKRFAPDAATMMMDLTLEAEAFGSDVDFHENEIPSLSGKLLEDSAAIEKLVVPSLNMARIRQQLSSLQNVTKTITDKPVFAVCIGPFSLAGRLFGLSEIMTSILIEPEAISVLVRKCSLFLAQYILETKKVGADGIIMAEPAAGLLSADLCDDFSSHYIREIVSQVQDGSFLFILHNCGNTGHVTRSMISTGAGGLHFGNKVDLLDVLSIVPSNVLVMGNLDPVGVFKSSTPDRVHESTAQLLSATISKGNFIISSGCDLPPGTPAENVAAFFKAVREFNAKHERRVIDAFRY from the coding sequence ATGTTGAACCGCAACATGGAAGAATGGGTTAAGTCCATTCGCAATTCCCCGAAGAGGCTTGCTATACCGATAATGACGCATCCCGGAATCGAGATTATTCGGAAGCGAACAATCGATGCAGTCAAATCTCATGAAGTACAATACTCGGCGATTATCGCGATTCAAAAGCGATTCGCCCCCGATGCTGCAACAATGATGATGGATTTGACGCTCGAAGCAGAAGCATTCGGATCCGACGTGGATTTTCATGAAAACGAAATACCTTCCTTGTCAGGTAAGCTTCTCGAGGATTCGGCAGCCATTGAAAAACTTGTCGTCCCTTCTCTCAATATGGCGCGCATCCGGCAGCAACTGAGTTCCCTACAGAATGTGACAAAGACAATAACTGACAAGCCTGTGTTTGCAGTCTGCATCGGCCCCTTCTCACTCGCTGGGAGACTTTTCGGGCTATCCGAAATCATGACCTCCATCCTTATCGAACCGGAGGCGATATCAGTTCTTGTTAGAAAATGCTCACTGTTTCTCGCCCAATATATCCTGGAAACAAAAAAGGTTGGGGCCGACGGAATAATCATGGCTGAACCAGCTGCAGGATTGTTGTCTGCCGATTTATGCGACGATTTCTCTTCTCATTATATCAGAGAAATTGTATCTCAAGTACAAGACGGCAGCTTTCTATTCATTCTCCATAATTGTGGAAATACCGGGCACGTAACCCGATCGATGATCTCAACCGGAGCGGGAGGACTTCACTTTGGGAATAAGGTCGACTTGCTCGACGTGCTCTCGATTGTCCCTTCCAATGTTCTCGTGATGGGAAACTTGGATCCCGTCGGAGTCTTCAAATCCTCCACCCCCGACAGAGTTCACGAGTCAACCGCCCAGCTCTTGTCGGCAACCATTTCGAAGGGGAATTTCATAATATCTTCCGGATGCGATCTCCCGCCAGGCACGCCGGCAGAAAATGTAGCGGCCTTCTTCAAGGCAGTCAGGGAATTCAACGCCAAACATGAGAGGAGAGTAATTGACGCCTTCAGATATTGA
- a CDS encoding uroporphyrinogen decarboxylase family protein has translation MVPFDMGGSAVTGIHASTLYKLRQALALDSPGTPVKVTEPYQMLGEVGSDLMDSIGIDVVGLISRKTMFGFPNKGWKEWCLFDGTPVLVPEGFNTAPEPNGDILLYPEGDKSVSPSGRMPNGGFYFDAIVRQEEIDESRLDVRDNLEEFVPISDEDLNHFKMGADRLYAETDKAIFATFGGTAFGDIAMVPAPWLKNPKGIRGIEDWYISTISRRDFVYKIFERQCEIGIQNLEKLFTQVGNKVTAVFISGTDFGTQRGPFISVEAYRDLYQPFHREVNNWIHKNTGWKSFIHSCGSVYRLLPEFANSGFDILNPVQCSAAEMEPARLKSEFGDKFTFWGGAVDTQKTLPFGKPAEVASEVRSRIETFAQGGGFVFNTVHNIQARVPIENLMAVIDTFNKYRKY, from the coding sequence ATGGTTCCATTCGACATGGGCGGGTCTGCGGTTACGGGGATTCACGCGAGCACACTATATAAACTCCGACAGGCTCTTGCACTCGATTCACCCGGCACTCCGGTGAAAGTGACAGAACCGTACCAAATGCTCGGAGAAGTCGGAAGCGATCTCATGGACTCGATCGGGATCGACGTTGTTGGATTAATCTCACGCAAGACTATGTTCGGATTCCCCAACAAAGGCTGGAAGGAGTGGTGCCTCTTCGACGGCACCCCGGTACTCGTCCCTGAAGGATTCAATACGGCGCCCGAGCCCAATGGCGACATTCTCCTCTACCCCGAAGGTGACAAGAGCGTGTCTCCGAGCGGGAGGATGCCGAATGGAGGATTCTACTTCGACGCTATTGTTAGACAGGAAGAGATTGACGAAAGTCGCCTGGATGTCCGCGACAATCTCGAGGAGTTCGTTCCTATATCGGACGAGGACCTGAATCATTTCAAAATGGGAGCGGATCGCCTTTATGCGGAAACAGATAAAGCGATCTTCGCAACATTCGGCGGTACCGCTTTCGGTGACATCGCGATGGTCCCCGCACCCTGGCTTAAGAATCCCAAAGGCATCCGCGGTATAGAAGACTGGTACATCAGCACAATCTCCCGCAGGGATTTCGTGTACAAAATATTCGAGAGACAATGTGAGATAGGAATACAAAACCTCGAGAAACTATTTACACAGGTCGGAAACAAGGTAACTGCCGTTTTCATAAGCGGCACAGACTTCGGAACGCAGAGGGGACCATTCATTTCCGTGGAAGCATACCGCGATCTGTATCAACCCTTCCATAGAGAAGTGAACAACTGGATCCACAAGAATACAGGCTGGAAATCCTTCATTCATTCTTGCGGGTCGGTATACCGTCTCCTGCCCGAGTTTGCGAATTCTGGTTTTGACATATTGAATCCCGTTCAGTGTTCTGCAGCCGAGATGGAACCCGCCCGACTGAAGTCCGAGTTCGGAGATAAGTTCACATTCTGGGGAGGCGCAGTTGACACACAGAAGACACTCCCCTTCGGTAAGCCGGCAGAGGTGGCATCCGAAGTACGTTCAAGGATAGAGACGTTCGCGCAGGGTGGAGGCTTTGTATTCAACACAGTCCATAATATTCAGGCCAGAGTTCCGATAGAGAATCTCATGGCCGTGATCGACACTTTTAATAAGTACAGGAAATACTGA
- a CDS encoding uroporphyrinogen decarboxylase family protein has protein sequence MNSLERYLGMLKGERVDHVPRIPIVMQYAAERIGSNYGEFASDFQVLVEANRRCAREFGFDQLSAISDPYRETEGFGGKITYVRDGVPRCTHPLENSKDLSFLLKPDSKTSTRMADRIRAIEDYRRLDSKDFSIMGWVEGPAAEAADLRDVANFMMDTIEDSGFVADLMDICTQAGISFAKAQVAAGADTIGIGDAVASQLPPETYETLIQQREKLLVDAIHSSGALVRLHICGNITHLLPGIAGLDVDILDVDHMVDLAAVREAVGPRVAISGNIDPVSGVLRGTPASIRSHVVNSYRIVGNPFMVNAGCEIPAGTPSKNLLALCEPLDYMETTR, from the coding sequence GTGAACAGCCTTGAACGATACCTCGGGATGTTAAAGGGCGAACGAGTCGACCATGTACCACGCATCCCGATAGTGATGCAGTATGCCGCCGAGCGTATCGGATCCAATTACGGAGAGTTCGCCTCTGATTTCCAAGTACTTGTTGAGGCGAACCGCAGGTGTGCGCGTGAATTCGGTTTCGACCAGCTCAGCGCGATATCGGATCCATACCGGGAGACGGAGGGATTTGGCGGGAAGATAACTTATGTTCGCGATGGTGTACCGCGCTGCACTCACCCACTTGAAAATTCCAAAGACCTGTCATTCCTTTTAAAGCCCGACAGCAAAACATCGACGAGGATGGCGGACCGGATTCGGGCCATTGAGGATTACAGACGACTGGATTCCAAAGATTTCTCGATTATGGGCTGGGTCGAGGGACCTGCAGCCGAAGCAGCCGACCTGCGCGACGTGGCGAATTTCATGATGGACACGATAGAAGACAGCGGCTTCGTCGCAGACCTGATGGACATTTGCACGCAAGCCGGAATAAGTTTTGCGAAAGCACAGGTAGCTGCAGGCGCCGACACAATAGGGATCGGAGACGCCGTAGCGAGCCAGCTTCCGCCCGAGACTTACGAAACTCTGATACAACAGAGAGAGAAGTTGCTTGTCGATGCGATACACTCGTCCGGAGCATTAGTCAGACTTCACATCTGCGGGAATATCACCCACCTTCTACCGGGCATCGCCGGACTCGACGTCGACATTCTTGATGTGGACCATATGGTGGATCTCGCGGCGGTTCGTGAGGCCGTGGGCCCGCGAGTTGCGATCAGCGGGAACATCGACCCCGTCTCAGGTGTCTTGAGAGGGACACCGGCATCGATCCGGTCACACGTCGTGAACTCGTACAGGATCGTGGGGAACCCGTTCATGGTCAATGCCGGATGCGAGATTCCCGCGGGCACGCCGAGTAAGAACCTTCTTGCGCTTTGCGAACCTTTAGATTACATGGAGACAACTCGTTGA
- a CDS encoding class I mannose-6-phosphate isomerase has product MSSKESSAAIPPLIRLLPNRVWRSYLGGKLLDQLEGKVDADDSHFPEDWVCSTTAAINPGRNESVNEGISRVALGEKEISLKNLLQKFPAEILGPTHFAKYGSEAQFLVKLLDSNIRLHIQAHPTLQFAKKHLNSNSGKTEAYVILGVRKEISEPYIYLGFQHAPSKGRFREIVLKQETSELLSCFEKVPVHAGDVFLIPGGMPHAIGEGIFMIEIMEPTDFVVRLEFERGGYILPEPSRFMGRDVNFAIEMIDFTQTSGEDVRRKHFCPPRITRSGKGGIEYILIDEKQTRCFEVLQLDVTNKFRRRSDSFHVGIVKSGIGSMAAGGHREGLKLGDRFLIPFSTKEVEYKTDEGMKMIFAYPPK; this is encoded by the coding sequence TTGTCGAGTAAAGAATCATCCGCCGCAATACCTCCACTGATCAGACTTCTTCCTAATCGAGTTTGGAGAAGCTATCTGGGCGGCAAGCTTCTCGACCAGCTCGAGGGCAAAGTTGACGCGGATGATTCTCATTTTCCAGAAGACTGGGTTTGCTCAACAACTGCGGCGATAAATCCGGGGCGCAATGAATCCGTTAATGAGGGAATCTCAAGGGTGGCACTCGGTGAAAAAGAGATCTCACTGAAGAATCTCCTTCAGAAATTCCCCGCAGAAATTCTCGGGCCGACTCATTTCGCAAAGTACGGATCGGAAGCTCAATTTCTCGTTAAGCTCCTGGACTCGAATATCAGGCTTCACATCCAGGCACATCCTACGCTCCAGTTCGCGAAGAAGCATCTGAATAGCAATTCAGGGAAAACAGAAGCGTACGTCATTCTCGGAGTCCGAAAGGAGATCAGCGAACCTTACATCTATCTCGGATTTCAACATGCACCATCAAAAGGAAGATTCCGGGAAATCGTACTGAAGCAGGAGACAAGCGAATTGCTGTCGTGCTTTGAAAAAGTTCCAGTTCATGCCGGGGACGTATTTCTAATTCCAGGCGGAATGCCTCACGCAATCGGCGAAGGCATCTTCATGATAGAGATCATGGAGCCAACGGACTTCGTAGTAAGACTCGAGTTTGAGCGAGGAGGTTACATCCTGCCGGAGCCATCACGGTTCATGGGTCGGGACGTGAATTTCGCGATCGAAATGATCGACTTCACCCAAACTTCCGGAGAGGATGTGCGGCGAAAACATTTTTGTCCTCCAAGGATAACGAGAAGCGGCAAAGGCGGAATCGAGTACATACTCATTGATGAAAAGCAGACCCGGTGTTTTGAAGTGTTACAGCTTGATGTCACAAACAAATTCCGGAGGAGATCCGACTCGTTTCATGTGGGAATCGTGAAGTCAGGGATCGGTTCGATGGCAGCAGGAGGCCATCGTGAAGGTCTCAAGTTGGGCGACAGATTTCTCATTCCCTTTTCAACAAAAGAAGTCGAGTATAAAACAGACGAAGGCATGAAGATGATCTTTGCTTACCCTCCGAAATAG
- a CDS encoding cobalamin-dependent protein (Presence of a B(12) (cobalamin)-binding domain implies dependence on cobalamin itself, in one of its several forms, or in some unusual lineages, dependence on a cobalamin-like analog.): MNQILEQLTTCIEFGKINKASPFPPAMKGQDGADELCKAALDIGINPEEILNDALIPGMSRIGDKFSQGKAFVPEMLIAAKAMTAAMKHLKPYFASGEIKRKGVFVVGTVMGDLHDIGKNIVAMTVEGAGWEVIDLGVDVRSEKFLDAIGKYPDCVVGMSALLTTTMANMGSIVRGIRDKYPEKVILVGGAPLSADFCASIGANFYSPDPQGAVKYLNQLST, encoded by the coding sequence ATGAACCAGATTCTTGAACAACTGACCACCTGCATCGAGTTCGGGAAAATCAATAAAGCGTCGCCGTTTCCGCCGGCGATGAAAGGTCAGGATGGAGCGGATGAACTTTGTAAAGCTGCCCTGGACATCGGGATCAATCCGGAGGAAATCCTTAACGACGCACTGATTCCCGGGATGTCGAGGATCGGCGACAAATTTTCTCAAGGAAAAGCATTCGTGCCCGAAATGTTGATCGCGGCCAAAGCGATGACGGCAGCGATGAAGCACCTGAAACCCTATTTCGCGTCGGGCGAAATAAAACGGAAGGGCGTGTTTGTAGTCGGAACTGTGATGGGCGACCTTCACGACATCGGCAAGAATATTGTCGCAATGACTGTTGAAGGTGCAGGTTGGGAGGTAATCGATCTCGGAGTCGACGTCAGGAGCGAGAAATTTCTCGACGCGATCGGGAAATATCCGGACTGTGTCGTCGGGATGTCCGCCCTTCTGACAACCACGATGGCAAACATGGGATCGATCGTTAGAGGAATACGCGACAAATATCCTGAGAAGGTAATACTTGTCGGTGGTGCTCCCCTGTCCGCTGATTTCTGCGCGAGCATCGGCGCGAACTTTTACTCTCCGGATCCTCAGGGAGCAGTCAAGTATTTGAACCAGCTCTCAACCTGA
- a CDS encoding vitamin B12 dependent-methionine synthase activation domain-containing protein — translation MTPSDIETYSIESKDIIVSKSEIAIVIGYGPAAAPPQVNETIEEVLEDAGMLCKVVGGYRLVGGLEFDDEQGMLIAEKKHFETRKVVFQQLRRSEQIAIFVCTAGNEIIEKSRALMKEGDFLKGYIYDVYGSLAVESGMDYVQESLKQYVGKLGLKITNRYSPGYCGWDVSEQKKLFSLLPDRFCGIELTDSCLMRPVKSVSGIIGIGTSVKFNPYTCSLCEDSDCLYRNLRRRDDSVE, via the coding sequence TTGACGCCTTCAGATATTGAGACATATTCAATCGAATCGAAAGACATTATCGTTTCAAAATCAGAGATCGCTATTGTAATCGGATACGGGCCTGCAGCCGCTCCTCCTCAGGTGAACGAGACAATCGAAGAAGTCCTCGAGGACGCCGGGATGTTATGCAAAGTGGTCGGCGGCTACAGGTTAGTCGGTGGTCTAGAATTCGACGACGAGCAAGGCATGCTTATTGCCGAAAAAAAACATTTCGAGACCAGAAAAGTCGTCTTTCAACAACTCAGAAGATCGGAGCAAATCGCCATTTTTGTCTGCACTGCGGGAAACGAAATCATCGAAAAATCCAGAGCGCTCATGAAGGAAGGAGATTTTCTCAAAGGATATATCTACGATGTTTACGGTTCCCTGGCGGTCGAAAGCGGGATGGATTATGTCCAGGAATCACTGAAGCAGTATGTTGGGAAGCTTGGCTTGAAAATCACGAACCGCTATAGCCCCGGCTATTGCGGATGGGACGTATCGGAGCAAAAGAAACTATTCAGTCTCCTTCCCGACAGGTTCTGTGGAATTGAGTTGACAGATTCTTGTCTTATGCGCCCCGTAAAATCAGTGAGCGGTATAATCGGGATCGGAACATCGGTTAAATTCAACCCTTATACTTGCAGCCTCTGCGAGGATTCAGATTGTCTCTACAGGAATCTGAGACGACGGGATGACTCTGTTGAGTAA
- the xylE gene encoding D-xylose transporter XylE, with translation MNDSQENQKDSYSLLITLVATLGGLLFGYDTAVISGTVSALNYYFVLPRGLAETSANSLLGFAVSSALIGCIIGGAIAGFMSNKFGRRTSLLISAILFMITSVGSALPELGYKAIGTGGYSFLTQFTIYRIIGGIGVGMASLLSPMYIAEIAPARKRGKLVSYNQLAIIIGMILVYFVNYFVSFQGNEVWLNESGWRWMFGSEIIPACLFFILLFFIPESPRWLIMNDQNEKALRILIRVNGEEDARRIIDEIKNSFAFKQGRLLSFGLKLVMIGILLAFFQQFVGINVVLYYGPEIFKNLGSGTSAALLQTLIVGSVNFLFTIVAITTVDRFGRKPLQLAGAGVMAISMIGLGFVFQTSSLGIGALVCMLIFMAGFSFSWGPIVWVLLSEIFPNEIRGKAMSISVAVMWISNYLVSWTFPMLDKSTLLTQMFHHGFAYWVYGLMAILAGLFMWRMVPETKGVSLEQMNALWKKSGTN, from the coding sequence ATGAATGACTCTCAGGAAAATCAGAAAGACTCTTACTCCCTACTAATTACGTTGGTCGCGACACTCGGAGGATTGTTGTTCGGATATGACACGGCGGTCATATCGGGAACGGTGAGCGCACTCAACTATTATTTCGTACTCCCGAGAGGGCTGGCGGAAACGTCGGCAAATTCTCTCCTCGGATTCGCGGTCTCAAGTGCGCTGATAGGATGCATTATCGGCGGCGCGATAGCGGGATTCATGAGCAACAAATTCGGACGGAGAACATCGCTCCTTATCTCCGCGATACTTTTCATGATAACATCGGTAGGTTCCGCACTTCCGGAATTGGGTTACAAGGCAATCGGAACCGGCGGTTATTCATTTCTGACGCAATTCACCATTTACAGGATCATCGGCGGGATAGGAGTGGGGATGGCATCGCTTCTCTCCCCAATGTACATCGCAGAAATCGCGCCGGCGCGGAAAAGGGGCAAGCTTGTCTCATATAACCAGCTCGCAATAATTATCGGGATGATCCTTGTGTACTTCGTGAATTATTTTGTCTCATTCCAGGGAAACGAGGTGTGGTTGAACGAATCAGGCTGGAGATGGATGTTCGGTTCGGAAATAATCCCGGCCTGTCTTTTCTTCATTCTTCTGTTCTTCATCCCTGAATCGCCGAGATGGCTTATCATGAACGATCAAAACGAGAAAGCTCTGCGGATACTCATCAGGGTTAACGGAGAGGAGGACGCGCGTCGCATTATAGATGAGATCAAGAACTCCTTCGCGTTCAAGCAAGGAAGACTCTTGTCATTCGGGCTGAAGTTGGTGATGATCGGAATTCTTCTGGCTTTCTTCCAACAATTTGTGGGAATCAATGTCGTGCTCTACTACGGCCCGGAGATTTTCAAGAACCTTGGCAGCGGGACGAGCGCCGCGCTCCTGCAAACACTAATCGTGGGATCCGTGAATTTTCTTTTCACTATCGTCGCCATTACCACAGTCGACCGGTTCGGACGCAAGCCTCTTCAGTTGGCCGGGGCGGGAGTAATGGCGATATCAATGATCGGCCTCGGTTTTGTATTTCAAACTTCCAGCCTCGGCATCGGCGCGCTCGTGTGCATGCTCATTTTCATGGCCGGCTTTTCTTTTTCGTGGGGACCGATCGTATGGGTATTGCTGTCCGAGATTTTCCCGAATGAGATCAGGGGAAAAGCGATGTCAATTTCAGTGGCGGTGATGTGGATTTCAAACTATCTCGTGTCGTGGACATTCCCCATGCTCGACAAGAGCACATTATTGACACAGATGTTCCACCACGGGTTTGCGTACTGGGTATATGGTCTGATGGCGATTCTCGCCGGACTGTTCATGTGGAGAATGGTTCCGGAGACGAAGGGCGTATCCCTCGAACAAATGAACGCCCTCTGGAAAAAAAGCGGAACGAACTGA
- a CDS encoding beta-galactosidase, producing MTFSAGSSIIVGTVYHIFHEEFVTDEQFFKRADRDIELMTAAGISHVMIFPMSQWDPDTKELVWTRTDYIVRRIESCGMKFVPLLLKEEQCSHYFPIWKFSEIEGLWQQYNLKNGNKNNRENVDFADPRVYPLVEEYFKAVIGRYGSSPALAFYNIWNEPHYSSNAEHVMERYRNWLKKRYGTLPALRRSWGKEYNNWLQVSPFLNDNWDSSMPQIDWKIFRNELNGILLGELIQTLRRYDKTHAVNANSVGTTWMSFKDFGSYDVDDLPLADKNDIHGISYYPDIWEREHGNEEVPFWLHNLAFNAVRCSAGNKDYILTELFTNAQNGLALNGYLTKDAVTLLAWTALSNDCKGLVYWKWRPFTRGRQSLGRGLCRVDGELAPRGEAVRDLGAVVQRYGEVLSRAHLRKAEVAVLVDVVGLIKTLEQTTEMATNKFMYESYAGIFKAFHEANIVTDIVRMDRGIDLKSLGQYKIIFLPFQIVMRRECAEILKEYVKLGGWIVADARTATIDELDFAYTTSPGAGLDDVFGATRTDWIASDKNSRIRINAAVKKEAFQFEGRYFREHLHPRSSVNILGSFVDNGEVAVTQNRYGKGRAILCAVPLGASYFKRTDNPVNRLVLSFASVAGVTLGTKFNSNDHSYLDIKVHETETARIVYVINSQDTPKSGSLELDCDGLEVRSVKDIISDTELQFARQTSTISVPLKIRQYQVVVLLVE from the coding sequence ATGACATTCTCCGCAGGGAGCTCGATCATCGTCGGAACGGTGTACCACATCTTCCATGAAGAGTTCGTAACCGACGAACAATTCTTCAAGCGGGCCGACAGGGACATCGAGCTTATGACGGCAGCGGGGATAAGTCATGTCATGATTTTCCCGATGAGCCAATGGGATCCCGATACCAAAGAGCTTGTGTGGACGCGCACCGATTACATCGTACGGAGGATCGAATCATGCGGAATGAAATTTGTTCCGTTGCTTCTCAAGGAGGAACAGTGCAGTCACTATTTCCCCATCTGGAAATTCAGTGAGATCGAAGGTCTGTGGCAGCAGTACAATCTGAAGAATGGAAATAAGAACAATAGAGAAAACGTGGACTTCGCGGACCCGAGGGTGTACCCGCTCGTCGAAGAATACTTCAAAGCTGTGATTGGGAGATACGGCAGCAGCCCCGCACTCGCGTTCTACAACATATGGAACGAACCTCATTACAGCTCCAACGCCGAACATGTCATGGAGCGGTACCGGAACTGGCTGAAGAAGAGGTATGGAACCTTGCCGGCGCTCCGGCGTTCGTGGGGGAAAGAATACAACAACTGGCTTCAAGTATCACCTTTCCTGAATGACAACTGGGACTCCTCAATGCCGCAGATAGATTGGAAAATATTCAGGAACGAACTGAATGGAATTCTTCTCGGTGAATTGATTCAGACATTGAGAAGATACGACAAAACTCACGCGGTCAATGCAAACTCCGTCGGGACGACCTGGATGAGCTTCAAGGATTTCGGGTCTTACGATGTCGACGACTTACCACTTGCCGACAAGAATGATATACATGGAATTTCTTACTACCCCGACATTTGGGAACGCGAGCATGGAAATGAGGAGGTCCCATTTTGGCTGCACAACCTTGCATTCAACGCAGTCAGGTGTTCGGCGGGTAACAAGGACTACATCCTAACGGAGCTCTTCACGAACGCCCAGAATGGTCTCGCGCTCAACGGTTACCTGACGAAGGACGCGGTAACACTTTTAGCGTGGACAGCTCTATCCAATGATTGCAAAGGGTTAGTCTACTGGAAATGGCGGCCATTTACGCGGGGCCGCCAGTCGCTCGGAAGGGGACTATGTCGCGTCGATGGAGAGCTGGCACCCCGAGGTGAAGCGGTCCGCGATCTCGGAGCTGTGGTCCAAAGGTATGGTGAAGTGCTCAGTCGCGCCCACCTTCGAAAGGCTGAGGTCGCCGTCCTTGTGGATGTCGTAGGTTTGATCAAGACACTCGAGCAAACCACTGAAATGGCTACCAACAAATTTATGTATGAAAGTTATGCGGGCATCTTCAAAGCATTCCATGAAGCGAATATCGTGACGGACATTGTCAGGATGGACCGTGGTATCGACCTGAAATCTCTTGGACAATACAAAATTATTTTTCTTCCGTTCCAGATCGTCATGCGGCGCGAGTGCGCTGAGATTCTCAAGGAGTATGTGAAGCTTGGCGGTTGGATCGTGGCTGATGCACGGACTGCGACGATTGACGAGCTAGATTTTGCCTACACTACGAGTCCAGGCGCGGGGCTCGATGATGTGTTTGGAGCGACACGGACCGACTGGATCGCATCTGATAAGAACTCCAGAATTCGCATAAATGCTGCCGTGAAGAAAGAGGCTTTTCAATTCGAGGGAAGATATTTCAGAGAGCATCTCCACCCGAGAAGCAGCGTGAATATTCTTGGCTCCTTTGTAGACAACGGAGAGGTCGCCGTGACTCAGAACCGTTACGGCAAAGGGAGGGCGATCCTTTGCGCGGTGCCGCTTGGCGCGAGTTACTTCAAGAGAACGGACAATCCAGTGAACAGGCTAGTCCTGAGCTTTGCATCGGTTGCGGGCGTTACTCTCGGAACTAAGTTCAATTCCAACGATCACTCATACCTAGATATAAAAGTTCACGAGACCGAAACCGCGCGAATCGTATATGTCATCAATTCGCAAGACACTCCGAAATCCGGTTCGCTTGAGCTGGACTGCGACGGTCTTGAAGTGCGCTCGGTGAAGGATATCATCTCCGACACTGAACTCCAGTTCGCGCGACAAACGTCGACAATCTCGGTCCCGCTCAAAATCCGTCAGTATCAGGTGGTCGTCCTCCTTGTCGAGTAA